From Microbacterium sp. LWH11-1.2, one genomic window encodes:
- a CDS encoding META domain-containing protein translates to MSRTRTRSLVGLAALGLLALVGTGCTSGESAAPTSTPTDAAAPDAVASEVVGLWGQDAAGEPHLEFTADGEVHGSDGCNGITTTYTVDGGRISLAPFASTLKACEGVDDWLRSVRSAEVDGDVLVAMNAAGTKVGELTRAD, encoded by the coding sequence ATGAGCCGAACCCGAACACGTTCCCTGGTCGGCCTCGCGGCGCTCGGCCTCCTCGCGCTGGTCGGCACCGGATGCACGTCCGGCGAGTCCGCCGCGCCCACTTCGACCCCGACCGATGCGGCAGCACCGGATGCCGTCGCCTCCGAGGTCGTCGGACTCTGGGGTCAGGACGCGGCGGGTGAGCCGCACCTGGAGTTCACGGCGGACGGCGAGGTGCACGGCAGCGACGGGTGCAACGGCATCACGACGACGTACACGGTCGACGGCGGCCGCATCTCCCTGGCGCCCTTCGCGTCGACCCTGAAGGCGTGCGAGGGAGTCGACGACTGGCTGCGCAGCGTGCGCTCCGCCGAGGTCGACGGCGATGTGCTGGTCGCGATGAACGCGGCAGGCACGAAGGTCGGCGAGCTCACCCGCGCGGACTGA
- a CDS encoding alpha-N-arabinofuranosidase, with amino-acid sequence MSQARITIDRDFTIADVPRRLFGSFVEHMGRCVYTGIYEPGHPQADERGFRQDVLALVKEMGPTVIRYPGGNFVSGYRWEDGVGPVEDRPVRIDGAWHTIETNAFGLHEFMDWAKEADVEVMEAINLGTRGVEEARALVEYANHPGGTYWSDLRRKNGAEQPFDIKLWCLGNELDGPWQIGGKTATEYGRLAQEAAKAMRLVDPSIELVAVGSSGRSMPTFGTWEHTVLSHAYDEVDFVSMHAYYQEHDGDAESFLAESVDMDAFIEGVIATVDAVKAAGKHTKQVDISFDEWNVWDQVKYNDVEAGEIAKAGWKQHPRLIEDTYNVTDAVVVGTLLNSLLRHGDRVKIANQAQLVNVIAPIRSEEGGAAWRQTSFWPFERMARLAKGRILRLAVSAPQIETARYGGVDAVDAAATWDETTGRLVVFVANRSLDEESDLTIDLHGLGDLHVRQAETLTIPEGGDRHTANLETAPDTVHMVPLARAEVVDGAVRTALPPLSWSVIELDVTRA; translated from the coding sequence ATGTCTCAGGCCCGCATCACCATCGACCGCGACTTCACGATCGCCGACGTCCCCCGGAGGCTCTTCGGCTCGTTCGTCGAGCACATGGGGCGCTGCGTCTACACCGGCATCTACGAGCCCGGCCACCCCCAGGCCGACGAGCGCGGATTCCGCCAGGACGTGCTGGCGCTGGTCAAGGAGATGGGACCGACCGTCATCCGCTACCCCGGCGGCAACTTCGTCTCCGGGTACCGGTGGGAAGACGGCGTCGGCCCCGTCGAGGACCGCCCCGTGCGCATCGACGGGGCGTGGCACACGATCGAGACCAACGCGTTCGGCCTGCACGAGTTCATGGACTGGGCGAAGGAGGCCGACGTCGAGGTCATGGAGGCCATCAACCTCGGCACGCGCGGCGTCGAGGAGGCTCGCGCACTCGTCGAGTACGCGAACCACCCCGGCGGCACCTACTGGTCGGACCTGCGCCGGAAGAACGGTGCGGAGCAGCCCTTCGACATCAAGCTCTGGTGCCTCGGCAACGAGCTCGACGGGCCGTGGCAGATCGGCGGCAAGACCGCGACCGAGTACGGCCGCCTCGCCCAGGAGGCGGCGAAGGCCATGCGCCTCGTGGACCCGTCCATCGAGCTCGTCGCGGTCGGCTCGTCGGGCCGCTCGATGCCGACGTTCGGCACCTGGGAGCACACCGTGCTGAGCCACGCGTACGACGAGGTCGACTTCGTCTCGATGCACGCGTATTACCAGGAGCACGACGGCGACGCCGAGTCGTTCCTGGCGGAGTCGGTGGACATGGATGCCTTCATCGAGGGCGTCATCGCGACGGTCGACGCGGTCAAGGCCGCCGGCAAGCACACCAAGCAGGTCGACATCTCGTTCGACGAGTGGAACGTGTGGGACCAGGTCAAGTACAACGACGTCGAAGCCGGGGAGATCGCGAAGGCCGGATGGAAGCAGCATCCGCGCCTGATCGAGGACACGTACAACGTGACGGATGCCGTCGTCGTCGGCACCCTGCTCAACAGCCTGCTGCGGCACGGCGACCGGGTGAAGATCGCCAACCAGGCGCAGCTCGTGAACGTGATCGCCCCGATCCGGTCGGAGGAGGGCGGTGCCGCATGGCGGCAGACGAGCTTCTGGCCGTTCGAGCGCATGGCGCGCCTCGCCAAGGGCCGCATCCTGCGTCTCGCGGTGTCGGCGCCGCAGATCGAGACCGCGCGCTACGGCGGAGTCGACGCCGTCGACGCGGCCGCGACCTGGGACGAGACGACCGGACGCCTGGTCGTCTTCGTCGCGAACCGCTCGCTCGATGAGGAGAGCGACCTCACGATCGACCTGCACGGACTCGGCGACCTGCACGTGCGCCAGGCCGAGACCCTCACGATCCCCGAGGGCGGCGACCGCCACACGGCGAACCTCGAGACCGCACCCGACACGGTGCACATGGTGCCGCTCGCACGCGCCGAGGTCGTCGACGGGGCCGTGCGCACGGCTCTCCCGCCGCTGTCCTGGTCGGTCATCGAGCTGGACGTGACCCGCGCCTGA
- a CDS encoding Ig-like domain-containing protein, protein MKHRGTGRRPLALTAAATIALSGLFISAPAFAEDGADLPADPSATTSETAAPEAPATEAPATEAPAEEQPPAAEEPPAELVETFEAAAASDIDAVAYGQNANDEWVFLVTEATTASDQEIQAFADSKSLPVDVVAKVDAAPTAWADGDFVGGQGYLVVHPDDNVSACSVGFAAFAPDGSDAFLSAGHCAFNAQGTKLSATTLSIPNQEPAVGGPGFEVPNPPVLLGTFGFAQFGSTGNAAGSNGDTNATDISVIDVVEANGWNPLPSVTDWTTAGPALDSLAASTFPVKAVGSAVPGSVSKSGRTTGFTTGTIDGDDIIDGWANIDGRFVQGFSSNTVAGPGDSGGSVIQGTTAVGLISGGTEADPGAGIEQWTWAASLTTALPKTGGYEVALDLDAPAIASPANGASVTPGQTVSGTAPGATSVIVNLGGGDQEVPVSNGAFSFAGPVALGAASISVTSANGFSRSDTTTIAVEVEAAPLAAPIITSPASGTTLTATVTAISGTGLPTADITVVDGEGNTLGTAVVGGTGTWTVDGLNLGYGAHTVVVTQASAGEVSPEATASFSVVPVAPGVTSIAGGSAFPHDGGPSALSGTGIDGATVTVVLTGVDAPAAKADAGALAALSGVYTTTVAGGTWTVTFPEVLMTGSYTVSARQTVSGFVSSATLVSFSVLGVPAPGGGAVAPGGGGTGDGNLAATGADALVPMGAAAVALALLSGGLLLMARRRRTIEA, encoded by the coding sequence ATGAAGCACAGAGGGACAGGACGGCGCCCACTGGCGTTGACCGCCGCAGCGACGATCGCCCTGTCGGGGCTCTTCATCAGCGCACCGGCCTTCGCCGAAGACGGGGCTGACCTGCCCGCCGACCCGTCGGCGACGACGTCGGAGACCGCGGCGCCGGAGGCCCCCGCGACCGAGGCGCCCGCGACCGAGGCTCCTGCGGAAGAGCAGCCGCCTGCCGCGGAGGAGCCGCCGGCCGAGCTCGTCGAGACCTTCGAGGCTGCGGCCGCGAGTGACATCGACGCGGTCGCCTACGGCCAGAACGCCAACGACGAGTGGGTGTTCCTCGTCACCGAGGCCACGACCGCGAGCGACCAGGAGATCCAGGCCTTCGCCGACTCGAAGAGCCTCCCGGTCGACGTCGTCGCGAAGGTGGACGCCGCTCCCACCGCCTGGGCGGACGGCGACTTCGTCGGAGGCCAGGGCTACCTCGTCGTGCACCCCGACGACAACGTCTCCGCCTGCTCCGTCGGCTTCGCGGCCTTCGCACCCGACGGATCGGACGCCTTCCTGAGCGCCGGTCACTGCGCGTTCAACGCCCAGGGCACCAAGCTCTCGGCCACGACGCTGAGCATCCCGAACCAGGAGCCCGCCGTCGGCGGCCCCGGCTTCGAGGTGCCGAACCCTCCCGTTCTGCTCGGCACCTTCGGGTTCGCGCAGTTCGGCAGCACGGGCAACGCCGCAGGTTCCAACGGCGACACCAACGCCACCGACATCTCGGTGATCGATGTCGTCGAGGCCAACGGCTGGAACCCCCTTCCCTCCGTGACCGACTGGACGACCGCCGGCCCCGCTCTCGACTCGCTCGCCGCGAGCACCTTCCCGGTCAAGGCCGTGGGCTCTGCGGTTCCCGGCTCCGTCTCGAAGAGCGGTCGTACGACCGGATTCACGACCGGCACGATCGACGGCGACGACATCATCGACGGCTGGGCGAACATCGACGGCCGCTTCGTGCAGGGCTTCTCCAGCAACACCGTCGCCGGCCCCGGAGACTCCGGCGGCTCGGTCATCCAGGGCACCACGGCAGTGGGCCTCATCAGCGGCGGTACCGAAGCCGACCCGGGAGCCGGCATCGAGCAGTGGACCTGGGCGGCGTCGCTCACCACCGCTCTTCCGAAGACCGGTGGCTACGAGGTCGCGCTCGACCTCGACGCCCCCGCGATCGCGAGCCCGGCCAACGGCGCCAGCGTCACCCCCGGCCAGACCGTCAGCGGCACCGCCCCTGGCGCCACCTCTGTCATCGTGAACCTTGGTGGCGGCGACCAGGAGGTCCCGGTCTCGAACGGCGCGTTCTCCTTCGCGGGTCCCGTCGCGCTCGGCGCCGCCTCGATCTCGGTGACCTCGGCGAACGGCTTCAGCCGCTCGGACACGACGACCATCGCCGTCGAGGTGGAGGCTGCTCCGCTCGCCGCGCCGATCATCACGTCGCCGGCGAGCGGCACGACGCTCACCGCCACCGTCACGGCGATCAGCGGCACGGGTCTCCCGACCGCGGACATCACGGTCGTCGACGGCGAGGGCAACACTCTCGGCACGGCAGTGGTCGGCGGGACCGGCACCTGGACCGTCGACGGGCTGAACCTCGGGTACGGGGCTCACACGGTCGTCGTGACGCAGGCCAGCGCAGGTGAGGTCTCCCCGGAGGCCACGGCCTCCTTCTCGGTCGTGCCGGTCGCCCCGGGTGTGACGTCGATCGCGGGCGGCTCGGCCTTCCCGCATGACGGCGGGCCCTCGGCTCTCTCCGGCACGGGTATCGACGGAGCCACGGTCACCGTGGTGCTCACCGGCGTCGACGCGCCCGCGGCGAAGGCGGATGCCGGTGCCCTCGCGGCACTGAGCGGCGTCTACACCACGACCGTCGCAGGCGGCACGTGGACCGTGACCTTCCCCGAGGTCCTGATGACCGGTTCGTACACGGTCTCCGCGCGGCAGACCGTCTCCGGCTTCGTCTCTTCGGCGACGCTGGTCTCGTTCTCGGTTCTCGGCGTGCCGGCACCGGGTGGCGGCGCGGTCGCTCCGGGCGGCGGCGGAACCGGCGACGGCAACCTCGCCGCGACGGGTGCGGACGCACTGGTCCCGATGGGTGCCGCGGCCGTCGCGCTCGCGCTGCTCTCGGGCGGGCTGCTGCTGATGGCACGTCGTCGTCGGACGATCGAGGCCTGA